The following proteins come from a genomic window of Salvia hispanica cultivar TCC Black 2014 chromosome 4, UniMelb_Shisp_WGS_1.0, whole genome shotgun sequence:
- the LOC125221874 gene encoding probable nucleolar protein 5-1 gives MLLLFETPAGFALFKVLDEGKLSKVEDLGKEFASPDSARQIVKLKAFSKFENTAEALSATTQLIDSKPSKDLRKFLRSHCDGDILAVADSKLGNSIKEKLQIECVHNNSVMELMRGVRSQLNELISGLAAQDMAPMSLGLSHSLSRYKLKFSPDKVDTMIIQAISLLDDLDKELNTYAMRVREWYGWHFPELAKIVQDNILYAKSVKLMGYRSNAAKLDFSEILPEEVEAELKEAAVISMGTEVSDLDLENIKDLCNQVLSLSEYRAQLYDYLKSRMSTIAPNLTALVGELVGARLIAHGGSLLNLAKQPGSTVQILGAEKALFRALKTKHATPKYGLIYHASLIGQAAPKHKGKISRSLAAKAALAIRCDALGDSEDATMGLENRIKLEARLRSLEGKELSRSAGSVKGKPKIEFYDKDKKKGSGGMITPAKTYNPAADSVLALTESLSKDDKEETEPEVAEEQKKKKKKKRSEPEDATPEVVDDAEVETEPAKKEKKKRKHAEEADEDGDADASEKKKKKKRKHAETEDGGAKEASAKKDKKKKKKSAD, from the exons ATGTTGCTTCTATTTGAAACACCGGCCGGCTTTGCCCTTTTCAAGGTCCTCGATGAGGGTAAACTTTCCAAAGTCGAG GATTTGGGGAAAGAATTCGCCTCCCCTGACTCCGCCAGACAG ATTGTCAAGCTGAAAGCATTCTCTAAATTTGAGAATACGGCAGAGGCATTGTCTGCTACTACCCAACTGATAGATAGCAAACCCAGCAAAGACCTACGCAAATTCCTGCGTAGCCATTGTGATGGTGACATTTTAGCTGTAGCAGATTCTAAACTTGGGAACTCAATCAAGGAGAAGCTT CAAATTGAATGTGTCCACAACAATTCGGTCATGGAACTGATGAGAGGGGTCAGAAGTCAATTGAATGAGCTGATATCAGGTCTGGCAGCACAAGATATGGCTCCAATGAGCCTCGGTTTATCTCACAGCCTATCCAGATATAAGTTGAAATTTAGTCCTGATAAG GTTGATACAATGATAATTCAAGCCATTAGCTTGTTGGATGACCTTGACAAAGAGTTGAATACATATGCTATGAGGGTCAGGGAATGGTATGGATGGCATTTTCCCGAACTTGCGAAGATTGTGCAAGATAACATCCTCTATGCAAAGTCTGTGAAATTGATGGGTTACCGCTCCAATGCTGCCAAGCTTGATTTCTCTGAG ataCTTCCAGAGGAGGTTGAGGCTGAACTAAAGGAGGCAGCAGTGATCTCCATGGGAACTGAAGTTAGTGATCTGGATTTGGAGAACATAAAAGACCTATGCAACCAAGTTCTTTCTCTTTCTGAGTACAGAGCTCAACTGTATGACTATCTAAAGAGCAGGATGAGCACTATTGCTCCCAATCTAACAGCACTTGTTGGCGAACTTGTTGGTGCTCGCTTGATTGCTCATGGCGGAAGCTTGTTGAATCTGGCTAAGCAACCGGGGAGTACTGTGCAGATTCTTGGTGCAGAGAAGGCACTTTTCAGAGCATTGAAGACTAAGCATGCAACTCCCAAGTATGGGCTTATCTATCATGCTTCTCTTATTGGTCAAGCTGCCCCTAAGCACAAGGGTAAGATTTCGCGTTCTCTCGCTGCCAAAGCTGCTTTGGCTATCCGCTGTGATGCTCTTGGAGATAGCGAAGATGCCACAATGGGTTTGGAGAATAGAATCAAG CTTGAAGCACGATTGAGGAGCTTGGAAGGAAAAGAACTAAGTCGTTCTGCTGGTTCAGTAAAAGGAAAACCAAAGATTGAGTTTTATGACAAGGACAAGAAGAAGGGATCAGGAGGGATGATCACTCCTGCAAAG ACTTACAATCCGGCTGCTGATTCAGTTCTTGCACTTACGGAATCACTCTCCAAGGATGATAAAGAAGAAACAGAACCCGAGGTTGCCGAAGAgcagaagaaaaagaaaaagaagaagaggagtgAACCCGAAGATGCTACACCAGAAGTAGTTGACGATGCAGAAGTTGAAACTGAACCAGCtaagaaggagaagaaaaagagaaagcaTGCTGAAGAAGCAGATGAAGACGGTGATGCTGATGCTagtgagaagaagaagaaaaagaaaaggaaacatGCTGAAACTGAGGATGGCGGTGCCAAAGAAGCTTCTgctaagaaagataaaaagaagaagaagaaaagtgcAGACTGA